In Candidatus Neomarinimicrobiota bacterium, a single window of DNA contains:
- a CDS encoding response regulator, which translates to MGLGYDLLTAYDGKQGLESAIENQPDLIILDIRMPVMDGLTMLTKLREREDGKAIPIVIVTAKDLNDQERDDLSGQVVRIIEKSAHTAEIMGSTDRYPCDVESA; encoded by the coding sequence GTGGGACTCGGTTACGATCTCCTCACCGCTTACGATGGGAAACAAGGGTTGGAGTCGGCAATTGAGAATCAACCCGATTTGATCATTCTCGATATCCGCATGCCCGTCATGGACGGCCTAACGATGCTTACCAAGTTGCGCGAACGAGAGGATGGGAAAGCCATCCCGATCGTCATTGTTACCGCCAAAGACCTCAACGATCAAGAACGTGACGACCTTTCTGGACAGGTAGTTCGCATAATAGAAAAGAGCGCCCATACGGCGGAAATTATGGGAAGTACCGATAGATATCCCTGCGATGTAGAATCCGCATAA
- a CDS encoding cupin domain-containing protein — translation MQISVDHWRTTTDGPLTEAALRRKLEQRGYRVTRYVYPPGTTFPDHTHTVDKLDAVLAGRFRLRMQGQELLLAAGDVLAVPRGTVHSAEVVGSEPVVSLDAVRE, via the coding sequence ATGCAAATCAGCGTTGACCACTGGCGCACCACCACCGACGGTCCCCTCACCGAGGCGGCCCTCCGCCGCAAGCTGGAGCAGCGCGGCTACCGCGTCACCCGCTACGTCTATCCCCCCGGCACCACTTTCCCCGACCACACCCACACCGTGGACAAGCTCGACGCCGTGCTGGCGGGGCGCTTCCGCCTGCGCATGCAGGGCCAGGAGCTGCTGCTGGCGGCCGGCGACGTGCTGGCGGTGCCCCGGGGCACCGTCCATAGCGCCGAGGTGGTGGGCAGCGAGCCGGTGGTGAGTCTGGACGCCGTCAGGGAATAG
- a CDS encoding transketolase: MLNHRQSGHPGGSRSKVHLLVTNTLSGAMRWDLRDPGKRFADRFVLVAGHTVPLVYAMLAVYNEALRIKYEQTNSPEYLVKDFDRRALVWEDLLDLRRRGGLPGHAEMAGKSLFLKFNTGPSGHGSPPSAGIALAYQMAGVPEVRVWAYDGEGGLTTGASHETRNAAYGLGLSNLIYVVDWNDFGIDDRPFSSVIHGTPPDWFKPYGFHAVGTEEGQDWEQLAKIFILLNSPAGEGKPKMLWSRNRKGRGYGVYDAKSHGTPHKANSELFWEGRREFANKYGVTFENFGEPAPTDARQFREESASHFRQVFTVLRNDQELVDFLAGRLVALGDSVPEELEGFVPGAKFRLPKTVLRNAEEYPPELFVEPGSRAPNRAALAKFGAWINQLSHGRSGVPIFVAASADLADSTNISGFAKNWGEFGGFGWYDRHSNHQGALLPQAITEFANAGIMAGLATVNFSKTPYEDYQGFLGACSTYGSFSYLKYGPMRLFSQLAQDAELRVGRLLWIAGHSGPETAEDSRTHFGIFAPGVTQLFPEGHVISLHPWEHNEVTPALSAALLSDAPIIALHLTRPAIEIPDREALGMPSHLEAARGAYVIKGFDQGKTKAGTLIVRGTSATSSVIQLLPRIVEEGPNVKIVAAISHGLFQLQSRTYREQVLSAWDWQNSMIVSNQAYQLMQHWVSDRRLRRFALTPDWDNRWRTGGTVEEIIAESHLDPERVWEGILRFADREVE; this comes from the coding sequence ATGCTGAACCACCGCCAGAGCGGGCACCCGGGCGGCTCGCGGTCCAAGGTCCACTTGCTGGTAACCAACACCCTCTCGGGGGCCATGCGCTGGGATCTGCGCGATCCCGGCAAGCGCTTCGCGGACCGGTTTGTGCTGGTGGCCGGGCATACCGTGCCGCTGGTCTATGCCATGCTGGCCGTCTATAACGAAGCGCTGCGCATCAAGTACGAGCAGACCAACAGTCCGGAATACCTGGTGAAGGATTTTGATCGGCGCGCCCTGGTTTGGGAGGACTTGCTCGATCTTCGCCGCCGGGGGGGACTGCCGGGCCACGCCGAGATGGCGGGCAAGAGCCTGTTTCTAAAATTCAACACCGGACCCAGCGGCCACGGTTCACCACCCTCGGCGGGCATCGCGCTGGCCTACCAGATGGCGGGCGTGCCGGAGGTGCGGGTGTGGGCCTATGATGGGGAAGGTGGACTCACCACCGGGGCCAGCCACGAGACCCGCAACGCGGCCTATGGCCTGGGCCTGTCCAACCTCATTTACGTGGTGGACTGGAACGATTTCGGCATCGACGACCGGCCCTTCTCGTCGGTCATCCACGGCACCCCGCCCGACTGGTTCAAGCCCTACGGCTTCCACGCGGTGGGCACGGAGGAGGGCCAGGACTGGGAGCAGCTGGCCAAGATCTTTATCCTGCTGAACAGCCCAGCGGGGGAGGGCAAGCCCAAGATGCTCTGGTCGCGAAATCGGAAAGGGCGCGGCTACGGCGTCTACGACGCCAAGTCCCACGGCACACCCCACAAGGCCAACAGCGAGCTATTCTGGGAGGGCCGGAGAGAATTTGCCAACAAGTATGGCGTCACTTTTGAGAATTTTGGCGAGCCGGCCCCCACCGATGCCCGCCAGTTCCGGGAGGAGTCGGCCAGCCATTTCCGGCAGGTGTTTACGGTGCTGCGCAACGACCAGGAGCTGGTGGACTTTCTGGCCGGCCGCCTGGTGGCGCTGGGAGATTCGGTCCCGGAGGAACTGGAAGGTTTTGTGCCGGGGGCCAAATTCAGGCTGCCCAAAACGGTGCTGAGGAACGCGGAGGAGTATCCCCCGGAGCTTTTCGTTGAACCGGGGAGCCGGGCCCCCAACCGGGCGGCGCTGGCCAAGTTCGGGGCCTGGATCAACCAGCTCAGCCACGGGCGCAGTGGGGTGCCCATCTTTGTGGCCGCCTCCGCCGACCTGGCCGATTCCACCAATATTTCGGGCTTCGCCAAGAACTGGGGCGAGTTCGGCGGCTTCGGCTGGTATGATCGCCACAGCAACCACCAGGGCGCCCTTCTGCCTCAGGCCATCACCGAGTTTGCCAACGCCGGCATCATGGCCGGTCTGGCAACGGTGAATTTCTCGAAGACCCCCTACGAGGACTACCAGGGGTTTCTGGGCGCCTGCAGCACCTACGGCTCGTTTTCCTACCTGAAGTATGGCCCCATGCGGCTGTTCAGCCAGCTGGCGCAGGACGCGGAGTTGCGGGTGGGCCGCCTGCTATGGATCGCGGGACATTCAGGGCCGGAGACGGCTGAGGACAGCCGCACCCACTTCGGCATTTTTGCTCCCGGCGTGACGCAGCTCTTTCCGGAGGGCCACGTCATCAGCCTGCACCCCTGGGAACACAACGAAGTGACGCCGGCCCTGAGCGCGGCCCTGCTCAGCGACGCCCCCATTATTGCGTTGCACCTGACGCGGCCCGCCATCGAGATTCCCGACCGGGAGGCACTGGGCATGCCCTCGCACCTGGAGGCGGCCAGAGGGGCCTACGTGATCAAGGGGTTCGACCAGGGCAAGACCAAGGCGGGCACCCTTATTGTCAGAGGGACCAGCGCCACGAGCAGTGTGATTCAGCTGCTGCCCCGCATCGTTGAGGAAGGGCCCAACGTGAAGATCGTGGCCGCCATCAGCCACGGCCTGTTCCAGCTGCAGTCCCGCACCTACCGGGAGCAGGTGCTATCGGCCTGGGACTGGCAGAACAGCATGATCGTCTCCAACCAGGCTTACCAGCTGATGCAGCACTGGGTGAGCGACCGCCGCCTGAGGCGCTTCGCCCTGACCCCCGACTGGGACAACCGCTGGCGCACCGGCGGCACGGTGGAGGAGATCATCGCCGAGTCGCACCTGGACCCGGAGCGGGTGTGGGAGGGGATCCTGCGGTTCGCGGACCGGGAGGTGGAGTAG
- a CDS encoding type II toxin-antitoxin system RelE/ParE family toxin, with product MAYSISYKRSVAKDLKHISKQEKNRILDQVEQALSSDPYRCPQLKGDYAGLRRLRVGNYRVIYAITAMDVLVLRIGHRQDVYR from the coding sequence TTGGCCTATAGCATCTCCTACAAGCGGTCGGTGGCGAAAGACCTTAAACACATCTCGAAACAAGAAAAAAACCGTATTCTGGACCAGGTTGAACAGGCTTTGTCGTCAGACCCTTATCGCTGCCCACAACTGAAGGGTGACTATGCCGGGCTGCGTCGGCTACGGGTGGGAAACTACCGTGTCATTTATGCCATCACTGCAATGGATGTCCTCGTGCTCCGCATCGGCCACCGGCAAGATGTATACCGCTAG
- a CDS encoding antitoxin yields MDLVKSFIVDDQGKIESVVLDYREFKKIEAMILDFGLAKAMDEAVEDEEMDLEEARLEIQLSE; encoded by the coding sequence ATGGACCTCGTGAAATCATTTATTGTCGATGATCAAGGGAAGATTGAGTCTGTTGTCCTGGACTACAGAGAGTTCAAGAAGATCGAAGCAATGATCCTAGACTTTGGTCTTGCAAAAGCGATGGATGAAGCCGTCGAGGATGAGGAAATGGACCTGGAAGAAGCCCGGCTGGAGATTCAGTTGAGCGAATGA
- a CDS encoding type II toxin-antitoxin system RelE/ParE family toxin has protein sequence MKVRFKRTFLKDMERLPPDVRRKVTHLVFDEIPRLDHIRNLKSLRKISGEKDYYRIRHGSYRIGLMRRGDDLVFMRILHRRDIYRYFP, from the coding sequence ATGAAGGTCCGGTTCAAGCGGACGTTCCTCAAAGATATGGAGAGGCTACCCCCTGACGTTCGTCGGAAAGTAACGCACCTGGTTTTCGATGAAATCCCCCGGTTAGATCACATCCGCAACCTTAAATCGCTGAGAAAAATCAGTGGAGAAAAGGATTATTATCGCATCCGGCATGGCTCCTACCGCATTGGCCTTATGCGTCGCGGTGACGATCTGGTTTTTATGCGGATTCTACATCGCAGGGATATCTATCGGTACTTCCCATAA
- a CDS encoding DUF1028 domain-containing protein, translated as MTRHTWIHAVAAILLMGSSGQASASGPSRSRPVATYSIVARDPATGQLGVAVQSHWFSVGSLVTWARAGVGAVATQSFVLVDYGPDGLRLMTAGTTAPDALAQLVAADEGRAVRQVAMIDAAGNVAAHTGDMCIQAAGNIVGENFSVQANLMLSAEVWPAMDKAFRAAEGGLAMRMLAALEAAEAAGGDIRGRQSAAMLIVAGERQEQSWQGVELELRVEDHPDPLVELRRLIRVHQAYEHMNAGDLAVEHKDDEGALREYAAAEAMFPENLEMKFWHAVALANMGRLKESYPLFKTVFRQDENWRTLLPRMPASGLLEQKAVQKILKKVK; from the coding sequence ATGACCAGACATACGTGGATCCACGCCGTCGCAGCGATACTGTTAATGGGCAGCTCGGGCCAGGCCTCAGCTAGCGGACCCTCGCGATCGCGGCCCGTGGCCACCTACTCCATCGTGGCCCGTGACCCGGCCACCGGTCAGCTGGGGGTCGCCGTGCAGTCGCACTGGTTTTCCGTGGGCTCGCTGGTCACCTGGGCACGGGCCGGCGTGGGAGCCGTGGCGACGCAGTCATTCGTCCTGGTGGACTACGGCCCCGACGGTTTGCGCCTCATGACCGCGGGCACCACCGCACCGGACGCCCTGGCCCAGCTCGTAGCCGCCGATGAGGGCCGGGCCGTGCGCCAGGTGGCCATGATCGACGCTGCCGGTAACGTGGCCGCCCACACCGGCGACATGTGCATTCAGGCCGCCGGGAATATCGTGGGGGAGAACTTCTCCGTGCAGGCCAACCTCATGCTCAGCGCGGAAGTCTGGCCGGCCATGGACAAGGCCTTCCGGGCCGCCGAAGGGGGCCTGGCCATGCGCATGCTGGCCGCCCTGGAAGCGGCTGAGGCCGCGGGCGGGGACATTCGGGGCCGGCAGTCGGCTGCCATGCTCATCGTGGCAGGCGAGCGACAGGAGCAGTCCTGGCAGGGGGTGGAGCTGGAGCTGCGGGTGGAGGATCATCCCGACCCTCTGGTGGAGCTGCGCCGCCTCATCCGGGTGCATCAGGCCTACGAGCACATGAACGCCGGCGACCTGGCCGTGGAACATAAGGACGACGAGGGCGCCCTGCGGGAATACGCCGCCGCCGAGGCCATGTTCCCCGAGAACCTGGAGATGAAGTTCTGGCACGCCGTGGCGCTGGCCAATATGGGGCGCCTGAAAGAGTCGTACCCCCTGTTCAAGACGGTGTTCCGGCAGGACGAAAACTGGCGAACGCTGCTGCCGCGCATGCCGGCCAGTGGGCTGTTGGAGCAGAAGGCGGTGCAGAAAATATTGAAAAAGGTGAAGTAA
- the uvrA gene encoding excinuclease ABC subunit UvrA, giving the protein MPAYHAEKIYVRGAREHNLKNIDVEIPRNQLVVITGLSGSGKSSLAFDTIYAEGHRRYVESLSAYARQFLGLLEKPDVDAIEGLSPTVSIEQKSTSRNPRSTVGTITEIYDHLRLLYARIGVPHCTNCGQPVQRQTIQQMVDHILAFPDAARIQLLAPVVRGRKGEYKEVFRSIRKEGFIRVRVDGKVRRLTDKIILHKNKKHTIEVVVDRLEVKPSIKERLTESLELAVKMGGGVVVANVETAGDARGRGHDHLFSESLSCPDCELSYELPEPRMFSFNSPYGACPDCDGLGTQMEIDPELVVPDKHKSLIQGAVVPIGEQPRGGWYSSIIKSLAQHYGFNFTTPWKKLSEEVQRVILHGTSPDAKITMQYRSKRFKGEYYGGFEGIIPNLKRRYGQTQSPGIRQWIEQFMSIDACGGCGGARLRKESLAVTVDDRNIAQLVNLSVKGLHGFFEQLQLPPTQQAIAVQVLKEIRDRLGFLVNVGLDYLTLSRTATTLSGGEAQRIRLATQVGSQLVGVLYILDEPSIGLHMRDNRRLIDTLSRLRDLGNTVLVVEHDRETIESADWVLDLGPGAGEAGGYVVTKGTPQAIMADPDSLTGQYLSGRRSIPIPSERRPAPDQFFRLEGASGNNLKHITVNIPLGRFVCVTGVSGSGKSTLINETLYPILSRELYAGKQKPLPYESTEGLLYLDKVINIDQSPIGRTPRSNPATYTGLFTPIRDLFTQLSESKIRGYKPGRFSFNVKGGRCEACQGDGIIKIEMHFLPDVYVQCEECKGQRYNRETLEVAYKGRNIAQVLDLSCEEALEFFANIPPIARKLQTLCEVGLGYIRLGQQATTLSGGEAQRVKLASELSKTGTGRTIYLLDEPTTGLHFADVEMLLKVLNRLVDKGNTVVIIEHNMDVIKTADWIVDLGPEGGDEGGELVVEGSPEEVAANERSYTGEVLREILAGGPSPAAPRKKLPEQVSAVVAT; this is encoded by the coding sequence ATGCCGGCCTACCACGCAGAGAAGATATACGTCCGGGGAGCGCGGGAGCACAACCTCAAGAACATTGATGTGGAGATCCCCCGCAACCAGTTGGTGGTCATCACCGGATTGTCGGGCTCAGGCAAGAGCTCCCTGGCTTTTGACACCATCTACGCCGAAGGGCACCGCCGCTACGTGGAATCACTCTCGGCCTATGCCCGCCAGTTCCTGGGCCTCCTGGAGAAGCCCGATGTGGACGCCATCGAAGGGCTGTCGCCCACCGTGTCCATCGAGCAGAAATCCACCAGCCGGAACCCCCGCTCCACGGTAGGCACCATCACCGAGATTTATGACCACCTGCGGCTGCTGTATGCCCGCATCGGTGTGCCCCACTGCACCAACTGCGGCCAGCCGGTGCAGCGCCAGACCATCCAGCAGATGGTGGACCATATCCTGGCGTTTCCCGATGCTGCGCGCATCCAGCTGCTGGCCCCGGTAGTACGGGGCCGCAAGGGTGAGTACAAGGAGGTGTTCCGCAGCATTCGCAAGGAAGGGTTCATACGGGTGCGCGTGGACGGCAAGGTGCGCAGGCTCACCGACAAAATCATTTTGCACAAGAACAAGAAGCACACCATTGAGGTGGTGGTGGACCGCCTGGAGGTCAAACCCAGCATCAAGGAGCGACTCACCGAGTCGCTGGAGCTGGCGGTGAAAATGGGCGGCGGGGTGGTCGTGGCCAACGTGGAGACGGCGGGTGACGCCCGCGGCAGGGGACACGACCACCTGTTCAGCGAGAGCCTTTCGTGCCCCGATTGCGAACTCAGTTACGAGCTGCCCGAACCACGCATGTTTTCCTTCAACTCACCCTATGGCGCCTGCCCGGACTGCGACGGCCTGGGCACGCAGATGGAGATCGACCCCGAGCTCGTGGTGCCCGACAAGCACAAGAGCCTGATCCAGGGTGCGGTGGTGCCCATTGGCGAACAGCCCCGGGGCGGCTGGTACAGCTCCATCATCAAGAGCCTGGCCCAGCACTACGGCTTCAACTTCACCACCCCGTGGAAGAAGCTGTCCGAGGAGGTGCAGCGGGTCATTTTGCACGGCACCAGCCCCGATGCGAAGATTACCATGCAGTACCGCTCCAAGCGTTTCAAGGGCGAGTACTACGGCGGTTTCGAGGGCATCATCCCTAATCTGAAGCGGCGCTACGGCCAGACGCAGTCCCCCGGCATCCGCCAGTGGATCGAGCAGTTCATGTCCATCGATGCCTGCGGCGGCTGTGGTGGCGCCCGGCTGCGCAAGGAGAGCCTGGCAGTGACCGTGGACGACCGCAACATCGCGCAGCTGGTGAACCTGTCGGTGAAGGGGCTGCACGGGTTTTTTGAGCAGCTGCAGCTTCCGCCGACCCAACAGGCCATCGCCGTGCAGGTGCTCAAGGAGATTCGCGACCGGTTGGGCTTTCTGGTCAATGTGGGGCTGGACTACCTGACCCTCTCCCGGACCGCCACGACCTTGAGCGGCGGCGAGGCCCAGCGTATCCGCCTGGCGACGCAAGTGGGCAGCCAACTGGTGGGGGTGCTGTACATCCTGGACGAGCCCTCTATTGGACTGCACATGCGGGACAACCGACGGCTCATCGACACCCTCTCCCGGTTGCGGGATTTGGGCAATACGGTGCTGGTGGTGGAGCATGATCGGGAAACCATCGAGAGCGCCGACTGGGTGCTGGACCTGGGACCGGGCGCCGGGGAGGCGGGGGGCTACGTGGTGACCAAGGGGACCCCGCAGGCCATCATGGCCGACCCGGATTCGCTGACCGGACAATATCTGTCGGGCCGGCGGTCCATCCCCATCCCCAGCGAGCGTCGCCCGGCGCCGGACCAATTTTTCCGGCTGGAGGGGGCCAGCGGCAACAACCTGAAGCATATCACCGTCAATATCCCCCTGGGACGGTTTGTCTGCGTGACCGGGGTGAGCGGCTCGGGCAAATCGACCCTCATTAACGAAACGCTGTATCCCATCCTCAGCCGGGAGCTGTATGCGGGCAAGCAGAAGCCGCTCCCCTATGAGAGCACCGAGGGATTGCTCTACCTGGACAAGGTCATTAATATCGACCAGTCCCCCATCGGCCGCACGCCCCGGTCCAATCCCGCCACCTACACCGGCCTCTTTACGCCCATCCGCGACCTGTTCACCCAGCTCTCCGAGTCCAAGATCAGAGGCTACAAACCGGGGCGGTTCTCCTTCAACGTCAAGGGGGGGCGGTGCGAGGCGTGCCAGGGCGACGGCATCATCAAGATCGAAATGCACTTCCTGCCCGATGTCTACGTTCAATGCGAGGAGTGCAAGGGCCAGCGCTACAACCGGGAGACCCTGGAGGTGGCCTACAAGGGCCGCAACATTGCCCAGGTGCTGGACCTTTCCTGTGAGGAGGCGCTGGAATTCTTTGCCAACATCCCCCCCATCGCACGCAAGCTGCAGACGCTGTGCGAGGTGGGTCTGGGGTATATCCGGCTGGGCCAGCAGGCCACCACGCTCTCGGGCGGTGAAGCCCAGCGGGTGAAGCTGGCGTCCGAGCTCTCCAAGACGGGTACCGGCCGGACCATCTACCTGCTGGACGAGCCCACCACGGGTCTCCACTTCGCTGACGTGGAGATGCTGCTGAAGGTGCTCAATCGGTTGGTGGACAAGGGCAATACGGTGGTCATCATCGAACATAACATGGACGTGATCAAGACCGCGGACTGGATCGTGGACCTGGGCCCCGAGGGGGGCGATGAGGGCGGCGAGCTGGTGGTGGAAGGCTCGCCTGAGGAGGTGGCCGCAAATGAACGGTCGTATACGGGTGAGGTGCTCAGAGAAATTCTTGCTGGCGGACCGTCTCCGGCAGCGCCACGGAAGAAGTTGCCGGAACAAGTGTCCGCTGTGGTGGCAACCTGA
- a CDS encoding ribbon-helix-helix protein, CopG family — MSTTVTVRLRDEIAKLLDEIARDTERSRSFHIQKAVIAYLEEFADAQVALDRLRDKKDTIITAQEMRKVLGL, encoded by the coding sequence GTGAGTACCACCGTCACCGTACGATTGCGTGATGAGATCGCCAAGTTGCTCGACGAGATTGCCAGGGATACCGAGCGATCACGCTCCTTTCACATTCAGAAAGCCGTGATCGCCTACCTGGAGGAGTTCGCCGACGCCCAAGTGGCCCTGGACCGTCTCCGCGACAAGAAAGATACCATCATCACTGCCCAGGAAATGCGCAAGGTTCTTGGCCTATAG
- a CDS encoding GYD domain-containing protein, with amino-acid sequence MATYFMFGIYDADALDDISAERTRAAHQVVESTGGKIEAMYVLMGDTDLVLIADFPDARKAIKASIELSKLTGISFSTTPAMKVQEFDQLIAGD; translated from the coding sequence ATGGCAACCTATTTCATGTTTGGTATCTACGACGCGGACGCACTGGATGATATCAGCGCCGAGCGCACCCGTGCGGCCCATCAGGTGGTGGAGAGCACGGGCGGCAAAATCGAGGCCATGTACGTGCTCATGGGCGACACTGACTTGGTGTTAATCGCCGACTTTCCCGACGCCCGCAAGGCCATCAAGGCCTCCATCGAGCTGAGCAAACTTACCGGCATCTCCTTTTCAACCACACCCGCTATGAAAGTGCAGGAATTTGACCAGTTGATAGCCGGGGACTAA